Proteins encoded within one genomic window of Acidithiobacillus sp. AMEEHan:
- a CDS encoding CTP synthase, whose amino-acid sequence MTKYIFVTGGVVSSLGKGAAGAALGALLEARGLRVTMLKLDPYINVDPGTMSPFQHGEVFVTADGAETDLDLGHYERFLSTRMSKRNNFTTGLVYQTVIEKERRGDYLGRTVQVIPHITDEIKRRVRLGAEGADVAVVEIGGTVGDIESQPFLEAIRQMAVEEGRGNSLFLHLTLVPYLPSAGEMKTKPTQHSVRELRAIGIQPDVLLCRADRPIPEDHRAKIALFSNLPDRAVISAIDTDSIYRIPLLFHAQGLDDLVVENLQLSAGQPNLSVWRGIIDALEHPEGELCIALVGKYVGLTESYKSLSEALLHAGLRARRKIRFLYVDAEEIEEKGPECLADADAILVPGGFGGRGTEGKIRAIRHAREQRIPYLGICLGMQLAVVEFARHCAGLSNANSTELDPNTPAPVITLMQRWTDPNGQVAYREEGGNLGGTMRLGAQTCILEAGSLAERAYGRREIEERHRHRFEFNNRYLQPLAAAGLRFSGRSVDGALVEVVELPDHPWFLGCQFHPEFTSNPREGHPLFDAFVSAAQSYRAQEGRQ is encoded by the coding sequence ATGACCAAGTATATTTTTGTCACCGGCGGGGTCGTCTCCTCTCTCGGTAAAGGTGCAGCGGGTGCGGCCCTGGGGGCGTTACTGGAAGCGCGCGGCCTGCGGGTGACCATGCTCAAGCTCGACCCGTACATCAACGTCGATCCGGGGACCATGAGCCCCTTCCAGCATGGCGAAGTCTTTGTCACTGCGGATGGCGCCGAGACCGACCTCGACCTCGGGCATTACGAGCGTTTCCTTTCCACGCGCATGAGCAAGCGCAACAACTTCACTACTGGCCTCGTCTACCAGACGGTCATCGAGAAAGAGCGCCGCGGCGACTACCTTGGGCGCACGGTGCAGGTTATTCCCCACATCACGGACGAAATCAAGCGCCGCGTTCGCCTCGGTGCAGAGGGAGCGGACGTTGCCGTGGTCGAGATTGGCGGCACCGTGGGCGACATCGAGTCCCAGCCCTTCCTCGAAGCCATTCGCCAGATGGCGGTGGAGGAGGGGCGAGGGAACAGTCTCTTCTTGCATCTCACCCTGGTGCCCTACCTGCCCTCGGCGGGGGAAATGAAGACCAAGCCGACCCAACATTCCGTGCGCGAGCTGCGTGCCATTGGCATCCAGCCTGACGTCCTGCTTTGCCGCGCCGACCGTCCCATCCCGGAAGATCATCGCGCCAAGATTGCGCTCTTTTCCAACCTGCCGGATCGCGCGGTGATCTCCGCTATCGACACCGACAGCATTTATCGTATTCCCTTGCTCTTCCATGCCCAGGGCCTCGATGACCTGGTGGTAGAGAACCTGCAGCTATCGGCCGGGCAGCCCAATCTCTCCGTCTGGCGGGGGATCATCGATGCCCTCGAGCATCCCGAGGGTGAGCTGTGTATTGCCCTGGTGGGCAAGTATGTGGGCCTCACGGAATCCTATAAATCCCTCTCTGAGGCGCTGCTCCACGCCGGCCTGCGGGCGCGACGCAAGATCCGTTTTTTGTATGTGGATGCGGAAGAAATCGAAGAAAAGGGGCCGGAGTGTCTGGCGGATGCCGACGCCATTCTGGTGCCAGGTGGTTTTGGCGGACGTGGTACGGAGGGAAAAATCCGTGCCATCCGCCATGCGCGCGAACAGCGTATCCCTTATCTCGGAATCTGTCTGGGCATGCAGTTGGCCGTCGTCGAGTTCGCCCGCCACTGTGCAGGATTGTCCAATGCCAACAGTACCGAACTCGATCCCAACACCCCGGCGCCAGTGATCACCTTGATGCAGCGCTGGACCGATCCCAATGGCCAGGTGGCTTACCGGGAAGAGGGCGGGAATTTGGGCGGTACCATGCGCCTTGGCGCACAAACCTGCATTCTCGAGGCCGGAAGTCTGGCCGAACGTGCCTACGGGCGGCGGGAAATCGAAGAGCGTCATCGCCATCGTTTTGAATTCAACAATCGCTATCTGCAGCCTCTGGCCGCAGCGGGGCTGCGCTTCTCGGGTCGCTCCGTCGACGGGGCACTGGTGGAGGTGGTTGAGCTACCGGATCATCCCTGGTTTCTGGGCTGTCAGTTCCATCCAGAGTTCACCAGCAATCCGCGTGAGGGTCATCCGCTCTTCGATGCCTTTGTCAGTGCCGCCCAGAGCTACCGGGCCCAGGAGGGCCGCCAATGA
- a CDS encoding NAD(P)-dependent alcohol dehydrogenase, translated as MSSVKAYAAQAADTPLAPFVIDRREPAPDDVQIDILYCGVCHSDLHTARNEWHNTLYPSVPGHEIVGRVTAVGSAVSKFKVGELAGVGCMVDSCGHCSSCHEGDEQYCENGFTGTYNGPVFGGENTYGGYSQRIVVKESFVLKIAHDEKDLARVAPLLCAGITTYSPLRHWKVGPGMTVGIVGLGGLGHMGVKLAHAMGAHVVLFTTSPGKAEDAKRLGADEVCISKDAEQMAKQANRFDFILNTVAAPHDINGFLQLLKRDGTMTLVGVPEHPHPSPEVASLIFKRRSLAGSLIGGIAETQEMLDFCAQHGIGSDVEVIPMDYINTAYERMLKSDVKYRFVIDMASLK; from the coding sequence ATGAGTTCTGTGAAAGCCTATGCCGCGCAGGCCGCTGATACACCGTTGGCTCCCTTCGTCATCGATCGCCGCGAGCCTGCCCCGGATGACGTACAGATCGACATCCTGTACTGCGGGGTTTGTCATTCGGATCTGCATACCGCGCGCAACGAGTGGCATAACACCCTCTATCCCTCGGTGCCGGGGCACGAAATCGTTGGTCGGGTAACGGCAGTCGGTAGCGCCGTCAGCAAGTTCAAGGTTGGCGAGCTGGCGGGGGTGGGCTGTATGGTCGATAGCTGTGGCCATTGCAGTTCTTGTCACGAGGGCGACGAACAGTATTGCGAGAACGGTTTTACCGGCACCTACAATGGCCCCGTTTTTGGGGGAGAGAACACCTATGGCGGCTACTCGCAACGTATCGTCGTCAAGGAGTCCTTCGTCCTCAAAATTGCCCATGACGAAAAGGATCTGGCGCGCGTCGCTCCCCTGCTCTGTGCCGGAATCACCACCTACTCGCCACTGCGACATTGGAAGGTTGGGCCGGGCATGACGGTTGGTATCGTCGGCCTCGGCGGATTGGGTCACATGGGAGTAAAGTTGGCCCATGCCATGGGAGCTCATGTAGTGCTCTTTACCACTTCGCCGGGTAAGGCCGAGGATGCCAAGCGTCTCGGTGCCGATGAAGTCTGCATATCCAAAGATGCCGAGCAGATGGCCAAGCAGGCAAACCGCTTCGATTTCATTCTCAATACCGTGGCAGCGCCGCATGATATCAATGGCTTTTTGCAGCTCCTGAAGCGCGACGGCACCATGACCTTGGTCGGTGTTCCGGAGCATCCGCATCCCTCACCCGAGGTGGCAAGTCTGATCTTCAAGCGTCGCAGTCTTGCCGGCTCCCTCATCGGCGGCATCGCGGAAACCCAGGAAATGCTCGATTTCTGCGCCCAGCATGGGATTGGTTCCGATGTCGAAGTCATTCCCATGGACTATATCAACACCGCCTACGAGCGCATGCTGAAAAGCGATGTGAAATATCGTTTCGTCATCGATATGGCCAGCCTGAAATAG
- the uvrB gene encoding excinuclease ABC subunit UvrB, protein MEKRQLALESLFPPQGDQPKAIEGLVRGLQAGEFFQTLLGVTGSGKTFTMANVIAQTQRPAIVMAPNKTLAAQLYAELRAFFPHNAVEYFVSYYDYYQPEAYVPSSDTFIEKDASINDHIEQMRLSATKALLERPDVIIVATVSAIYGLGDPAAYHRMILHLREGDQMEQRAILRRLADMQYSRDPLELKRSTFRVHGDVIDIWPAESEDEAVRVELFGDEIERVSLFDPLTGKTITRLARYTVYPKSHYVTPRETILAALEQIKDELRERLKTLRAANKLVEAQRLEQRTRFDLEMMAELGYCSGIENYSRYLSGRAPGQPPPTLMDYLPANALLFIDESHVTVPQFGGMYRGDRSRKETLVEYGFRLPSALDNRPLMFEEFERLMPQTIFISATPGPYELEHSSAVVEQLVRPTGLVDPEVEVRPAQGQVDDLVTEIHRVIASGWRILVTTLTKRMAEDLTDYLHELGIQCRYLHSDIETVERVEIIRDLRAGVFDVLIGINLLREGLDMPEVALVAILDADKEGFLRSERSLVQTIGRAARNLHGRAILYADVVTGSMERAMRETERRREKQLAFNAEHGIIPKGIHKPVADIIEGVYHRGGKGRAKAAEPVATYASDDPQKLAKQIKSLEEQMYRHARNLEFEEAARLRDQIHQLQARLFGPEATVAS, encoded by the coding sequence ATGGAAAAACGGCAACTGGCACTGGAAAGCCTGTTTCCCCCGCAAGGCGATCAGCCCAAGGCCATTGAAGGTTTGGTACGGGGGCTGCAGGCCGGGGAGTTTTTCCAGACCCTGCTTGGGGTGACGGGCTCTGGGAAGACCTTCACCATGGCCAACGTGATCGCGCAGACGCAGCGGCCCGCCATCGTCATGGCCCCGAACAAGACCCTGGCGGCGCAGCTCTACGCCGAACTACGCGCCTTCTTTCCCCACAACGCGGTCGAGTATTTCGTCAGCTATTACGATTACTACCAGCCCGAGGCCTATGTGCCGTCCTCCGATACCTTCATCGAGAAGGATGCCTCCATCAACGACCACATCGAACAGATGCGCCTGTCGGCGACCAAGGCCTTGCTCGAACGACCGGATGTGATCATCGTTGCCACCGTGTCTGCGATTTATGGTTTGGGCGATCCGGCGGCCTATCACCGCATGATCCTGCATCTGCGGGAAGGCGACCAGATGGAGCAGCGCGCCATCCTGCGGCGTCTTGCCGATATGCAATACAGTCGTGATCCTCTCGAGCTCAAGCGCAGTACTTTTCGTGTGCATGGCGATGTCATCGATATCTGGCCGGCAGAAAGCGAGGATGAGGCAGTGCGGGTCGAGCTCTTTGGCGACGAAATCGAGCGGGTTTCCCTCTTCGATCCTCTAACCGGCAAGACCATCACCCGCCTGGCGCGCTACACCGTCTATCCGAAGAGTCATTACGTGACCCCCCGCGAGACCATCCTCGCTGCCCTCGAACAGATCAAGGACGAGTTACGCGAGCGCCTGAAAACCCTGCGCGCAGCCAACAAGCTGGTGGAGGCGCAGCGTCTGGAACAGCGCACCCGTTTCGATTTGGAAATGATGGCGGAACTGGGTTACTGCTCCGGCATCGAAAATTACTCCCGCTACCTCTCTGGGCGGGCGCCGGGGCAGCCTCCGCCAACCCTGATGGATTACCTGCCGGCCAACGCCTTGTTGTTCATCGACGAGTCCCACGTGACCGTACCGCAGTTTGGTGGCATGTATCGCGGCGACCGTTCGCGCAAGGAAACTCTGGTGGAGTACGGTTTTCGTCTGCCTTCGGCCCTCGACAATCGGCCACTGATGTTCGAAGAGTTCGAGCGTCTCATGCCGCAGACCATCTTCATCTCCGCCACGCCCGGCCCCTACGAGCTGGAACACTCCAGCGCCGTCGTCGAGCAACTGGTACGCCCCACGGGGCTGGTCGATCCCGAGGTGGAAGTGCGCCCGGCGCAAGGGCAGGTAGACGATCTGGTGACGGAGATCCATCGGGTGATCGCCAGTGGCTGGCGCATTCTCGTCACTACCCTCACCAAACGCATGGCCGAGGACCTCACCGACTATCTGCACGAACTCGGCATCCAATGTCGTTATCTGCATTCCGACATCGAGACGGTGGAACGGGTGGAGATCATCCGCGATCTGCGCGCCGGGGTCTTTGATGTATTGATTGGCATCAACCTGTTGCGGGAGGGGCTCGACATGCCCGAGGTGGCCCTCGTGGCCATCCTCGACGCCGACAAGGAAGGTTTCCTGCGTTCCGAACGTTCTTTGGTGCAGACCATCGGTCGGGCCGCACGCAACTTGCACGGGCGTGCCATCCTCTATGCCGATGTGGTGACGGGATCGATGGAGCGCGCCATGCGCGAGACGGAACGTCGCCGCGAGAAGCAGCTCGCCTTCAATGCGGAACATGGCATCATTCCCAAGGGCATCCACAAGCCCGTGGCCGACATCATCGAGGGGGTCTATCACCGCGGTGGCAAGGGCCGCGCCAAGGCTGCCGAGCCGGTGGCTACCTACGCGTCCGATGATCCGCAAAAATTGGCGAAGCAGATCAAAAGCCTGGAAGAGCAGATGTACCGGCACGCGCGTAACCTCGAATTTGAGGAGGCAGCGCGTCTGCGCGATCAGATTCACCAGTTGCAGGCCCGCCTCTTCGGGCCGGAGGCGACAGTGGCCAGCTGA
- a CDS encoding flagellar motor protein, translating into MDILTIIGLLVALGGILLGQFLDGGNLASIIQLTAFCIVIGGTTGAVMIQYKLPIFLRSLKMLPWVLKAPSIDPQPLIEQLVEWSHTARKNGLLALEGSLDGVVDPFLRKGLQMLVDGTEPQKIRDTLLVELEAREAIERQAAKVFESAGGYSPTIGILGAVLGLIHVMENLADPAKLGAGIATAFVATIYGVGAANIFFLPVSNKIKGIVHERSYLREMTIEGLVAVAEGENPKIIEARLQSFYVH; encoded by the coding sequence ATGGACATCCTCACCATCATCGGTCTGCTGGTTGCCCTCGGCGGCATTCTGCTGGGGCAGTTCCTTGACGGCGGGAATCTTGCCTCCATCATCCAGCTCACGGCCTTCTGTATCGTCATTGGTGGGACGACCGGTGCCGTGATGATCCAGTATAAGCTTCCGATTTTCCTGCGCTCGCTCAAGATGTTACCGTGGGTACTGAAGGCGCCGTCCATTGATCCACAGCCCTTGATCGAGCAGTTGGTCGAGTGGAGTCACACGGCACGAAAAAATGGTCTGCTGGCCTTGGAGGGGAGCCTCGACGGCGTGGTTGATCCCTTTCTGCGCAAAGGCTTGCAGATGCTCGTCGATGGTACTGAGCCGCAGAAAATTCGCGACACCTTGCTGGTCGAGCTCGAGGCACGGGAAGCCATCGAACGGCAGGCGGCCAAGGTCTTTGAATCTGCCGGGGGCTACTCGCCGACCATTGGCATTCTGGGCGCTGTCCTCGGACTCATTCATGTCATGGAAAATCTGGCGGACCCAGCCAAGCTCGGCGCCGGTATTGCCACCGCTTTTGTCGCCACTATCTACGGCGTGGGCGCAGCCAATATCTTCTTTTTGCCGGTATCCAACAAAATCAAAGGGATCGTCCATGAACGGAGTTATTTACGAGAAATGACGATCGAAGGATTGGTGGCGGTGGCGGAAGGCGAAAACCCGAAGATCATCGAGGCCCGGCTGCAGAGTTTTTATGTGCACTAG
- the fliA gene encoding RNA polymerase sigma factor FliA has translation MVERIVDSATRSAQVAEFLPLVQRIAQRLLARLPPSVDLGDLVQAGLMGLLDALEQKEGSANELAFQSYAAIRIRGAMLDELREQDWLPRRARQREQKIAKGMARLEQRLGRAASEEEVAEDLGWTLQEYQEALRDGGGQLLYLEDLSSDNESFVAQHLRDDGDDLPEILSAQHFQRDLVQAIVRLPERERLVMALYYQEDLTLREVGKVLDLTESRVSQILRQAVLRLRSSLFDWREEA, from the coding sequence ATGGTAGAGCGCATCGTCGACAGTGCAACGCGTAGCGCGCAGGTGGCGGAGTTCTTGCCCCTGGTACAGCGAATTGCGCAACGGCTGTTGGCGCGACTGCCTCCTAGCGTGGATCTCGGAGATCTGGTGCAGGCCGGCCTGATGGGCTTGTTGGACGCCCTGGAGCAGAAAGAGGGCAGCGCCAATGAGTTGGCATTTCAGAGCTATGCCGCGATTCGTATTCGCGGGGCGATGCTGGATGAATTGCGCGAGCAGGACTGGCTGCCCCGGCGGGCGCGTCAGCGGGAGCAAAAGATCGCCAAAGGGATGGCACGCCTGGAGCAGCGGCTCGGACGCGCGGCGAGCGAGGAGGAAGTGGCAGAAGATCTGGGTTGGACCTTGCAAGAGTATCAGGAAGCCCTGCGCGATGGCGGCGGGCAACTGTTGTATCTGGAGGATTTGTCCAGCGACAACGAGAGCTTCGTGGCGCAACATTTGCGCGATGACGGCGATGATCTTCCCGAGATTCTGAGCGCCCAGCATTTTCAGCGCGATCTGGTGCAAGCCATCGTCCGGCTGCCGGAGCGCGAGCGATTGGTGATGGCGTTGTACTACCAGGAAGATCTGACCTTGCGGGAGGTCGGCAAGGTCCTCGACCTCACCGAGTCGCGCGTGTCCCAAATCCTCCGTCAGGCCGTTTTGCGCCTGCGCTCGTCGCTCTTCGACTGGCGAGAAGAAGCGTAA